The region TCGCAATATGTCATTGTCgatttttcaaatgtaaatcggacTGAAttcgattcattgtttttcgtgttGAAGAACACtcgacttgtatatcttaatgtaaaatttttgtttgttttgaattgtaaaagcgaggttaaattccattcggttttatttcattgtttaatttcgttgtaattgtgtacatttcactttcattgtttaaatatactatatatcgttttaaacatcggttttaaatatttcaaaatcacGAGTGTACCcacgtttaaaaataacaacatctctgtttaaataaatgcactcattgtttaaacatcagttgaaatatttcaaattacagcgtatccgtttaaaataacaatgtctctgtgtaaatacattcaattcgttgtaaagagtaagagtttaaatgtggaaaggttcccatcaatacacGATGTTTCCACATCGTAATCGTCGGTTTATTACTGATGCCCAGTCGTGACGGTTTCATTGCAAGATGTCGATTGTGGCCGGATCATGGCGGCAGCTAcgatgtaactcgcggacatcaaacgctatgcgactcgatcctcttttcgtctaggGCCGCCCGGTGCGCTTCTAATCGCGGTCATGCAtgacgaagctcacgatttccgtctgaaggctCAGTCGTCGTCGGGTAtagaatatagcttccttgtacgcccggtttgtaattgtcggcggtgaagtacgctaataaatcgatgtgcGTTGGTGTGCATCTGCGTTATTGCTGCTTGTGAGCGTGTTTCTGAGGATACCAtaaaacttgccaccttcgacatggaaacgagttcgatggcgagatccagcGGATTCGTTTGCGTTGGTGCGATCGgccgtagcgatcatcgacacgacgaccaacacgaagactTAATCTGTCCTCAGcaatgatctctaacccgaGATGTATGTCGGGCGTAAGTAGCTCTCCCgtttggtcgcttgctcacgccggttacataacatgcgcatcgacTTGAACTCAGCGaataatgttaaacaaaggcggtgatggttaaataagtCGAtcgacatgtttaaacattattgtaattatttaaagcgaaatgattaatatttaaaaagtcgaGACAAGTGTAatgaaacaaagattgagaatgtttaaagggtaatactaaatgttaagtgtaaactgacattcgcgagaccttatggagtcgaccattttacGTCACTGATGAAAtggagcttccttgatccaagcgtTGAGCGACTCGCtgacgttcgaatacatctcaccccagcgatcacctcgagcggataattcgaccaatgtgccatatccgtttattaatcaacccggtgatgagcttggggTGATATGGCACCATGATTCGTTCACGGTATCCTTCGAAAtcttttagccgtggatgctCACGTGATGCGGAAAGCATATGAACCCAGCCTCCtcctcgatgccttcccaagtcgacgTGGCTTTCgtaaaaattggcctccaaatgtcgagaGGCCGATCAgcgtgtggcgaagaaggggAAGATTCTAGCAATtcgcgctcacaaggcccttggactgtccgacgcacgaaggtaattatctcatgataatctccactcctcgtataaggcatacgcctaacttagatatggaCAGAGTCGATTGGCATCGGTCTGGTTGTCGACTATACCCGAAAGctgacgtggaaaaaccattgttaccatcttttcCTGTGGCACCCGGTGGTGTACCCGATATttttcaaggaggtgggtaccatcgagaaagcaatGACTgccaagccctcttgaatcctaCGATACACGCCTGAAAGAAAGAATGCtgcgtttaaaagcgatcgcGTCTTCTCCCGCGATCGCTATTGACTTAGGGTTGTCTcgagccaccttatccacataccaaaagcaAGCGATCATGGGCGGAGATGTCgtctgccgtcgaggaccacccgaggcgtgctcttttcccaaccaagctctgcttgtatggtatgtggacaccatgttcccatagCGTGTCCtcacgaatgtcgatggccttgtcgaggggccggtccttgagctccCACGAATCACTGCGATGCGCTAACcccatttttgggcgctttcggatgtggcgcgaacctatgccaccaccgcaagtgtgtagccgggttgattgtcttgattacgaaagtatttttgttatactcttttgatgcgtaGAAGCGCCAGCGCTGACCATCGGTGACGCATTCCGCGATCACtgcgatgtttttcgttcttttatgaatttgaagtcgaaaattccttttgattgcatgatttgaaagtacatccacgaaatgttcgacacgTCAAAGCGTTGTCAGATATCTAGCGACAACACTtgagaatgatcggcgaggaaggaagacatccagCGCGCCGAGATCGcgcatggggatgaatgggagcactcgcgagaATCGAATTCTGCCCTGACACttgatcgaatgaaaagatcaatatgttaagcggaggtATAATGTTTTAGCGATAATTACAATagttaagcgttaaattaaatacttaagcaattaactaataacgtaaaggactagtataatATGTTAACCCGATGACGGACGTATTTAAAGCAATAATGACCCCAGAACAGTTtggaataattaaagaaaaaggaacttctgacgagtaaaCCCTCGTTTTCGTTAGGATCAGCGATGGCGCAttttacgtctcgacgacaagatcaactacgacacatttgaagatggaatgggcgtggcacatccatttggaagtcgacatcgttttcgATTAGGCAGACcagttttatatccatcggtgtgatgaacttaaccgaCGAGAGAAACTTGAGGACCCCATCGCTCGCATATCTCACCTAACACTAACTCCCAGAAgtccgagccgtgaacattagcactcttccctcccgaTTGAATCTAGCGATACCAgcaaaactctccataatatatcgattcgAAAACCAGATCGATGCAGAGCCAAAgcgaaatgaagaacaaaaagaaggcgaagaagaagaagtagaagatgtaaagaacaaagcgGTGATCGAGAAAGGCGAACAAAAAGTGCTTTGGGAGTTGTgtcatagaggttagactaggcgtgatgtgattgggcggtattttttccctccatcccaggcgaaaagggaaatatatgtcatttgtcatgaggaagacatattgtcgtcgttcgaatgaaagttctcgactcaacatgagtctctgcaGTAAGCGTCgaagctttttatgttttaaagcgagatacatatagtgtttaaaaaaagCGGTTAATTGTtaaactaaagtctatatcattttaaataatatgttattgtttaaattgaatgcttttcagtCGACATCAGCGTTAAAGATGGAGTACATACgggtcatttgtttaaacatctttacgtattttcttaaacaccgattgtcgttgtttaaagagtaacttgagtagtgtttaactttttctattgtttcacgcgttgtcgttgtttaaagagtaactttttcttaaacaccgttgtcatttgtttaaacgtatttacgtattttctattgtttctgatgagcgttcttttgtttcccgcGTTGTTTGTTTtctactaggtctatgtttaaattttcgAGGTTCGCGGTCGAAtaaagcttgtttcgttttatttataaaagatttctgacatttacaacattctgacgtccgctcggactttggacactccgcgactcgaccctcgtatactGAAACAAGTGTAGCATACGTTCGAGATGCTTTCGCGGATTTGCGTAACATGCGTCGTCGACTTGAACTACGCTGAGCGTctgacattaaaaaggttaaagcAACACACATTCGTGAAAAGCGACTATTGGGCGATGTGTCGTGAGtcgggacttaagcgaagatcgcgatagttaaacacgaggCGTAATGGTTGTCTGcggcgtaatgttcttaaatggtatgagaaagtctcagtgataaatatcaaccccgtcttaaaggatgtttctgatcttcctcctctagagaatcctccatgATCGCGAAATcgtgaaaaatttttttcttaccaGTCGAAATGCTCAGCTAATTGCTTGCCGTCGATCGCATTGAAGAATCCTCGCGttcgaggcgattatgagagcatttcgactcaagcgaaaaagatagtttaacttgttgcgtgattgcggctaatattctcaagataagggaagAAGGTTCGCAACGTCGCTTTCGAGATCaagtggttgtccgtgggaagaAGGAGgggcgaggaggaggaggaggaggaggaggaggatgatgagggacgaCGAGTGGTTGTCCGTCGGGAGGGTTCTTTCTGCGGttgttatggtgtgaattcACTGGCGGTGACTCTTCAGTGTCAGGAAAAAAAGTTAAGCGCGATGGTAGGCGTTGGCGAGTGagagcgagcgggtgttcgggaaAAATTATGTTCAGTCGTAAATTTTAATCGCAGTCGTTAATTCTTATCGCGGGATACCCTAACTTGCGCACTGCCACGTCTTTGCCGCTGATTAGGATCGAAGCGAAAAAGATCGCGTTTCTGcgagagactttgagaattctgacgttaatatgaatagttatcacgTATGAAAAACAGCGTTAAaaggagatgggaagtattacgcggatatgataattattaaacatgttagtaaaatatttaagcgttaaacCAAGCGAAAGCCCGTGAGTTgagcatgatgtgatttggtgCTTTCGCTTTCAGAGTTTTCGAGTGAAAATGGGATTTACGACTGGGCCGTTTGAAGTGAGCGgtgggggtaaaagggaagttaaacatcTAACGGAAGAGATCGTCGGGGTGTCTGCAAAAAGTAggagggtttttgggaagttttgaaagtTCACGGTGGGCTTGAATGACCTCACGAGGAATAATTCGCCATCTGTACTAGAGGGAGAGAGCGAGAGGTAATTCCGCATGGGGACTCAGGGGgccatgaaaatataaatagaatgGTGAGAGGTTCAAACTTGAGACCTCATgatatgagattttcaaatcaatttttAGTTCACTTAGGTTTAGGAGTTTGTTAAACCAAAATaactgatatttttttaattaattaattaattaattaaaataatagaaagCAAAAAGGATAACATTGGCCAACACTACGAGCCCTTCACTCTCACATCTCCAACGATGATCCTCACCTCGCCCTTCATCCATGGCGCCATTCCCTCCCTCCGCCTCCCAAAGCTCCAacctttctcctcttctccgCCTCCTCCCCCTCCCTCCATCTCCATTTCGATCAAAGCCATGAAGACGATGCAGGGCCGAGTCGTCTGCGCCACCAACGACAAGACCGTCGCTGTCGAGGTCGTCCGCCTCGCGCCTCACCCCAAGTACAAGCGCCGCGTCCGCAAGAAGAAGATCTACCAGGCTCACGACGCTGACAACCGATTCCGTGTCGGCGATTTTGTTCAGCTCGAGCAGTCCCGTCCTATCAGCAAGACTAAGTCCTTCATCGCTTTGCCTGTCACTGCTAAGAATGTGCCTAAAGGCCCTGAGTCTATTCCTGAAGAGCTGTTAGGATTCCACTCAATCGCAGCAGCAGGAGTAATTGAGAGAAATCTTATCTTGTTCTTTCTCTAATTCGTGGTGTACTTCCTTGTTCTGCCTTAAAGTTGGGATTTTTTTATGAGAATTCAATGTGTTTAgtgttttggttttggtttcttTTAACAATTGCTCTCTTGAATGGCTACTGATGGTTTTTGAtaatgttgtttgtttttgctGCTTTAATCCAATTGATTGTATTGAGATTTTGTAGTTTGTGATCATGAGGTTGTGGTGCTGGTTCAAAGGAAGCACGTATGGAGTGAATTTATCTCCTTTGTGGATTTATGACTTCAGTAGCAGCTTAGACGTTCAGTGTTGAAAAGACTTTTGTTCTTATTCATGCTGTGAGAATATGTTTTGTTAGGCAAAAGTTGGAATTTTATGATTGCTCTATCAATTTGGTAGGCTGTAACAAATTTTCTAGTTTATATGGTTTTCTCATGTTCATGCTAGAATTTGTCATAATGGCGAGGCTGTATTGGAAACTTAAGATTAGTGGCATGCTTCTTCTATAATACTATAATGTTCTTCACTGGCTTTCTGCTTATTTTCGTCATAATAGATACCAAGCTTTATACCGAGTACAACAACTACAGTGAAGATTATCAGGTCAGTTACTTAAAATCCTTATGAGTACAAAAAACTTAGAAATTATGATAAACCGGCTAGAGGTGTGTCAGTGACCCTGGTCCAGGCCCTGGTGATGGAGTATATATTGCTGATGGCATCTAAATTCACTGATAGGTTTGATGACTTTGCTGATTTCCgttgtttaatgtttttttcttcttgaaggTTTTGCGAAAGGAAGGAGCTTGATTAATATTAAACCgtataagaaagaagaaacagAAGCTACAAGTATATGAATTGTCACAACAATGATAAGCAGGAAGACATATCAAACAGTAGTCATTTGCGCCATTGGAGCTGGAAGTAGTTCTCGGATCTCTTAGAAAAAAGGTATGTCGTTATGCTTATGCCTTGTTTTAAGATGGAAACACTTCTTAGCTATAATATATGTTTCTTCTGAGCTTTTTTAAAGCAGATTAGTAGGTGGGAAATTTTTTTCTGGTGTTCAGAACCGTCTTGAAATAGGATTGTCCTTATTTTCCTCAATTACGTAAGTATAACTTCATTTCCACTCTGTCATCTCAGCTGTTGACATTGATGGTTAATTGAGGGGATTTGAATCTATTTTGTCATCTGGAGGAATGTGAAAATTCTTGTATGAACGTGGTGCATTGCACTGTATCCatttaatatgtgtttttatggtTGTGcatttttaagataaattattaagatGATCTTTATTTCCATGTGCGCCGCATCCAATGGCTTGATGCAATGTACCCAGTGTAGGTTTTACGTTGCATGCTCAACCTCATCAATTTGTGTGAATCTTCATTTTGCTCTGTTTGTTATCACAATATTTGATTTGGTGGTCATGAAAGTAATGTCTTTTTGACTGTGTATAGTCTGTCATTCTTTGGGGTTGAacctagtttttagttattgAGTCTCTGATGCATTCTTATTCTTGAAGGATTTTACATGCGGAAGACTAgacaaccattttttttttttgctcttaTTTGATGCCATTTCAGAGGGAGCTCCTGATGCATTCATGTTATCATGTTAGTGAGTGAAGTTTGCATAGTTAGTTATTTCTCCTGTTCACACATGAACAAGCCATTTCTGTTACTGCTTTGTAATATATGACTCTGTCATCTCAAATTAAAACTTTACGATAaagcttttaatttaaatagatgaaaagaaaaaaataaatctgaTACTGTATAAGAGTTTAGTCTGGTTTTTAGGAGGCATCAAGGAATGAGGGACGGTGGCCTTTTTCTTTCTCAGTATACCCCTTTTTTTGGTTCTTGATTTTTGCTAGATTTCTCATTGAGACAGGGGAACATGCTGTAACTGTGCATGCCATATGTCCCCTTAACTACAGATCAGAAGGAAAATTAGAGTGATGAAGAGAAGGGTTTCTGTTTGAGGGAGGCGATGTGCTTCATTTATGACacaattttatttcatctttttttttctcgcaTTGTTCCAGTGCTTATCATTAATGGATGAGATAATTTAAATCCAGTAGATTATATTTGGGAAGACTTACAGGACTGTTTCCCTGTTTTACAGCCATACTGGGTGATTGAGGTTAAGCAACTCAGGGGTTGTTGACTGGCGGATGGTGTGGGCTTGGTGTTGGCGTTGGTGGTGGAGGGCATTAGGGTCTTCCAATGTGTTGCCCACTATAACTGTTTGGTGGTGGAGGAGGATGCAGTGCCATTGGCCCCGTTGGTGGAGAATCTGGAACTGGCCCATTATTGCATGGCGTTGGCCCTGGTGGCGGAGGAGTATTGGGTCTTGGAATTTCTCGCCTATTATGACTGTatggtggtggaggagaatGAGGTGCCATTGGCCCCGGGTTGCTGATTTGCCCTGACCCATTCGGCGACGTTGGTCCTAGTGGCGAAGGAGTAGTAGGTCTAATAATTTCTTGCCCAACATGACTGTATGTGCGAAGCTGTGATCCACCTACAAGCAACAAGTGGGAACTGATTTTATTTGCAGGATTTTCTTTACAAAGTTCAATTTCTTGGAGACAAAATTCGCTTTTTTCAATCCTATGTTGATTTTTTGCCataataagcatttttttaatgtaaaactgTATTAACTGAAGAAACAAGAGTATACCTCGGTCAGCCGGATATCTTGTCACACTTGCCAAAAACACATGAAGTACAATGATAAAGATGAGTATGAAGATATTACTTGCAGATGCCATTTGTGGCGTTGATCTTTAAACCTgactttctttttgttctttgccTTGCTTTTTGGTTTGAAGCACTGTGGTATAAATAGTCTGTTCTCTGTGCATAGTCACGAATAGGTTGCATGAAATTTCTTCTCTCCTGTAAAGCCATCTGGGATTGAGTTTATGTTCCTTTCTGACAATTAATTGGCATTCCTTAATTTACATGCTGATCACATTGTTCTACTGAATTTGCTTTGCTCTTACTTGATCATTCCACCAATGGTTCTCTGTATCTGGACCACAGACTAATTGTGAGGAGGTGGTGCCTCGTTTATCATGTTCTTTGATTAGCTTGCTAGATATCTCTTCTTGCAATGAATTGGCACAGCTTCCATTCCAAACTGTAGAATCTTAATCTTGAAATTGACAAGTTTACCAAATGTTATTCACAGCTGCCTATCTAAACATTGAAATGGTGCTATTACTGCAGCATTGTAGCTTTTCCTTGTAGCTGCTATATCTTGTGCAACACATGCCTTTACTTTGCAATTTTATACATTACTAATTGCCATTAGCTCAGCCAAATCTTTGTCTAAATGCTTCATTTGTGTAGGGTTTTATTGTCTTTGAATTTATACTTAGTTTGATATGTCCGGCCTTTGAACATATCCTTGATACGAGATTTGGATGATCTCTTCAAATCCTTGAAGCTTCGAGCCTGTTGTTCACATTCGGAGCGCACCATGGGTTGAACCATTCTTGTGTATAGTATCATGTACAAAAGTGGATAGTGTCATACATAGTAACCATGGGATTTACAGTACTCGTAGTAGAGGCCATGGTGTTCAGAACCAAATTCTAGAGAGGATCACACGCCCACGGTAATGATCATGTACAGTGGCATGAATAATATCATTGGGTCTATAGTGCCCGTGGTGGAGACCGTGGTGTTGGGGATCAAATTTCAGAAAGAACCACGGTCTATGCCCATGGTTGAGGCTGTGTTTATGTAATAAGTTGTAGAAGGCAGAATTTTGATATCAATGGTCCAGATTTTTCTAAAAGCTATGTAAGGATGTTCCGAACCAAACACTTCCTCAGAAATTAGACATAAACCCATGAAGAGTGTTTCATATTCTGCTCCAAAGTTGTTAGATTTAAATCCAAGTCTTTGGGTGGTGGTGCTCTTCCAGCTTAAGCTGGCTTCAGGGAAAAAGACCAGCATCTGATTCATTCTCTATCATTAACATGTCTTATAAGGTCTGCATTGCTATCTTCTCCTCCGTATCAATGGAATCTGTTTCCAATGTGGTTTAGCAACACGAGTTTTACTAGGAAGTTGGTTAGTGCTTGGGCTTTGATGACATTGACAATCAAGGTTAGTAttgttagaatatatatatatatatatatatatgtatggccTAGGGAGTATATACTATGTTATATACTTGTATTGTATTGTTTGCTATAAGTAAGACCTAAAAGGGTCATGCATGCCTTGGGCTGGCATAcacttcttttcatctttttctatcatggtatcagaatTAGGTCCTGTTGACCTCACCAGGCTCTTTTCTTTTTGCTGCCCGCCCCGATCGAGCATCGGATCGTATTCTCCTCCGTTTTCAGTATCAAGAGCTAGGTTCAcggttcttcttcttcgccttctTCCGGTGACGACCGAGCATCCCAGCCACTAAGCCTCCCccatctcttttcttcctttttcttcattgtcAAAACTGCGACCAAATTCAGAATCGCCTCGGCCGCCACCGTCTACCCAAGCCCCACTCACCGTCTGCTCTCCTCGTCGTGGCCCTCCATTCTCTGTACCTCTCTCTCATCTCTATCTTTTTCTCTTGATTATCTAGCGCTTTAGGTCGAGCCGCCGTACGCCATCTAGCACTTTTTCTTCCATGTTTGTTCCGTGCTGCCGTCACCATCATGACCTCACCAGCCCTTTGGAAACAAAGCCACTCGACAGCCTGAGCAGCTTTCATTACCTTCCCCGGCGGCGCAAGCGGCGGACGGCGGATGGCGTCACAGGAGGAGAAAGATACATGGGGTGCTAGTGCGTCAGCAATGGAAATCTTTGTATAAGCGGCTGTCATAGCGAAACAATGCACCGTCATACTGAAACAGTGCAGATCATCgtggaattttttatatatataataatattatgtaaTGGTAGATAAATATGGCAGTGGGCTCAGCAACTTCTTTCATTCCTACAAAGCTAAGGCCCACTTTTGAATCTTGAAGCCTCAAACAAGCTGCTGGCCCACCATTTACCTAGTTTATCTGCAGctacattaatattaatatctttCTGAAAGTACGACCACTTTGAAAGTTTGTAAAATTCTGCCTTAATAAGTTAGTAAATCTTTAGATGCGCACCTCCTTTTAAAAGTCGCATGTGAGGCGAGCCACCtgtagcggatgtgagcgggTGAGTTTGCATTTTTGGACGCCAAATGTGCCCTTGCGTGTGCAGGAGGTCGATGGGCTGCAGTACCATGCTCGTCGATTTgaggaggaagtgggcggttccGTAGGAGTAACGCAGGCAATTTATTGGGCCGTTTAATTCTTTTCTCGTTCGCGTCTTGAACATCGGGTTCAGGAAATTTGTCCTAGCAGTTGTACTCTCTGCGTGAAAGCCTGCTGCAGtctggcatttcatcgacttttccctttccaccggtatcttgAAGGAGAAGTCCCATGTGACTTCAGTTGGCATTT is a window of Dioscorea cayenensis subsp. rotundata cultivar TDr96_F1 unplaced genomic scaffold, TDr96_F1_v2_PseudoChromosome.rev07_lg8_w22 25.fasta BLBR01001632.1, whole genome shotgun sequence DNA encoding:
- the LOC120256765 gene encoding 30S ribosomal protein S17, chloroplastic-like, whose product is MILTSPFIHGAIPSLRLPKLQPFSSSPPPPPPSISISIKAMKTMQGRVVCATNDKTVAVEVVRLAPHPKYKRRVRKKKIYQAHDADNRFRVGDFVQLEQSRPISKTKSFIALPVTAKNVPKGPESIPEELLGFHSIAAAGVIERNLILFFL